A genomic segment from Pseudosulfitobacter sp. DSM 107133 encodes:
- the proS gene encoding proline--tRNA ligase, translated as MRLSRYFLPVLKETPSEAQIVSHRLMLRAGMIKQASAGIYSWLPLGFKVLRKIENIVHEEQARAGHMPMLMPTIQSADLWRESGRYDAYGAEMLRFKDRHDRDMLFTPTAEELITDIFRANVSSYKDLPLTMYQIQWKFRDEIRPRFGVMRGREFLMKDGYNFDLTKEDALHAYNRHLVSYLRTYERMGLQAIPMRADSGPIGGDDTHEFLVLAETGESEVFYDSAVTDLSFGDREIDYDSVADCAAVMEEFTTKYARTDETHDPALFEQVPEDRRRVARGIEVGQIFYFGTKYSEPLGAVVQGPDGKQVPVHMGSHGIGVSRLLGAIIEANHDDNGIIWPEGVTPFHVGIVNLRQGDEATDGACEALYKALKAKGLDPLYDDRDERAGGKFAAMDLIGLPWRITVGPRGLKNGVVELTSRRSGESEEMTAEAAVARIAEIYAGI; from the coding sequence GCCACCGCCTGATGCTGCGGGCGGGTATGATCAAACAAGCCAGCGCGGGCATCTATTCGTGGCTGCCGCTGGGCTTCAAGGTCCTGCGCAAGATCGAAAACATCGTGCACGAGGAACAGGCGCGCGCCGGTCACATGCCGATGCTGATGCCCACCATCCAGTCCGCCGACCTGTGGCGCGAAAGCGGGCGTTACGACGCCTACGGCGCGGAAATGCTGCGCTTCAAGGACCGGCACGACCGCGACATGCTGTTCACGCCCACCGCCGAGGAGCTGATCACCGACATCTTCCGCGCCAACGTCAGCAGCTACAAGGACCTGCCGCTGACCATGTACCAGATCCAGTGGAAATTCCGCGACGAGATCCGCCCGCGTTTCGGCGTGATGCGGGGCCGCGAATTCCTGATGAAGGACGGCTACAACTTCGACCTCACCAAAGAGGACGCGCTGCACGCCTACAACCGTCACCTGGTCTCCTACCTGCGCACCTATGAACGCATGGGCCTGCAAGCGATCCCGATGCGCGCCGACAGTGGCCCCATCGGGGGCGACGACACCCACGAATTCCTCGTGCTGGCGGAAACCGGCGAGAGCGAGGTGTTCTATGACAGCGCCGTGACAGACCTCAGCTTTGGCGACCGCGAGATCGACTATGACAGCGTTGCCGATTGCGCCGCCGTGATGGAAGAATTCACCACCAAATACGCCCGCACCGACGAAACCCACGATCCGGCCCTGTTCGAACAGGTCCCCGAGGACCGCCGCCGCGTGGCGCGTGGCATCGAAGTGGGCCAGATCTTCTATTTCGGCACCAAATATTCCGAGCCTTTGGGCGCGGTGGTGCAGGGACCGGATGGCAAACAGGTGCCGGTACACATGGGCAGCCACGGCATCGGCGTCAGCCGCCTGTTGGGCGCGATTATCGAGGCCAACCACGACGACAACGGCATCATCTGGCCCGAGGGCGTGACCCCCTTCCACGTCGGCATCGTCAACCTGCGTCAGGGCGACGAAGCCACTGACGGGGCCTGCGAAGCCCTGTACAAAGCGTTGAAGGCCAAGGGCTTGGATCCGCTCTATGACGACCGCGACGAGCGGGCAGGTGGCAAATTCGCAGCGATGGACCTGATCGGCCTGCCATGGCGCATCACCGTCGGGCCCCGCGGGCTGAAAAACGGTGTGGTCGAACTGACATCGCGCCGCAGCGGGGAAAGCGAAGAGATGACCGCCGAGGCCGCCGTCGCCCGCATCGCGGAGATTTACGCAGGCATTTAA
- a CDS encoding ABC transporter ATP-binding protein, whose protein sequence is MSDPVLHLQGLQKTYNAGLPGEVQVLRGIDLTLNAGEVVALVAPSGAGKSTMLHIAGLLDVPDSGTVSLAGQDMTGLSDRKRTAARRSDIGFIYQFHHLLPEFSALENIVLPQLAAGTARKAAEAHARALLDTVGIAPRANHRPAALSGGEQQRVAFCRALANKPRLLLADEPTGNLDPATSDQVFGALMDLVRGTGLSALIATHNMELAARMDRVLRLNAGQLTA, encoded by the coding sequence ATGAGTGATCCTGTTCTGCACCTGCAAGGGCTGCAAAAGACCTATAACGCGGGCCTGCCGGGCGAGGTGCAGGTGCTGCGCGGCATCGACCTGACGCTGAACGCAGGCGAAGTCGTGGCACTGGTGGCCCCCTCGGGGGCGGGCAAATCCACCATGCTGCACATCGCGGGGCTGCTGGACGTGCCCGACAGCGGCACTGTCAGCCTTGCAGGGCAGGACATGACCGGCCTGTCAGATCGCAAACGCACCGCCGCGCGGCGCTCTGACATCGGGTTCATCTACCAGTTCCACCACCTGCTGCCCGAGTTCTCGGCGCTGGAAAACATCGTGCTGCCGCAACTGGCCGCAGGCACCGCCCGCAAGGCCGCCGAAGCCCATGCCCGCGCGCTGCTGGACACCGTCGGCATCGCCCCGCGCGCCAACCACCGCCCCGCAGCCCTGTCGGGCGGCGAACAACAGCGCGTCGCCTTCTGCCGCGCACTGGCCAACAAACCGCGCCTGCTGCTGGCGGACGAACCCACCGGAAACCTTGACCCGGCCACCTCGGATCAGGTGTTCGGCGCGCTGATGGACCTTGTACGCGGCACCGGCCTGTCGGCGCTGATCGCCACACACAACATGGAGCTGGCCGCCCGCATGGACCGCGTCCTGCGGCTGAATGCGGGACAGCTGACGGCCTGA
- a CDS encoding lipoprotein-releasing ABC transporter permease subunit, with translation MANSTAPFAPFEWMIAWRYLRARRAEGGVSVMTWISLIGITLAVFALIATLAVRSGFRAEFVDTILGANAHVTVYNLGETTATGQIDRTIPDYTAMAQRLAAVPGVIRAAPLVRGQVMANMRQANAGVEVFGIELADLKGLPRIADPTTSLGDINNFDKGIAIGSGVARELGATVGDRIKLISPNGVKTAFGTSPRVNAYEVVYVFSAGRYDIDRTRVYLPLAEAQSFFNREGVATEIEVMVQNPDTVDQMTQALQQAAGERAQTWTWRDASGSFLRALEVEDNVMFIILSILVLIAAMNIVSGLIMLVKNKGRDIGILRTIGLSEGSILRVFFICGAFTGLIGTALGVILGCLFALYIDPIFSFVNVVMGGGVWDPSIRGIYALPAQLNLSDVLKAVSLSLGLSFIVTIFPARRAARMNPVEALRYE, from the coding sequence ATGGCCAATTCCACAGCCCCCTTTGCCCCCTTTGAATGGATGATCGCCTGGCGCTACCTGCGTGCGCGGCGCGCCGAGGGCGGCGTCAGTGTCATGACATGGATCAGCCTGATCGGCATCACCCTCGCGGTGTTCGCCCTGATCGCCACGCTGGCCGTGCGCTCGGGCTTTCGCGCCGAATTTGTGGACACGATCCTGGGGGCCAACGCCCATGTGACCGTCTATAATCTGGGCGAAACCACCGCCACCGGCCAGATCGACCGCACCATCCCCGACTATACCGCAATGGCCCAACGTCTGGCCGCCGTGCCGGGTGTCATCCGCGCGGCCCCGCTGGTGCGCGGACAGGTCATGGCCAACATGCGTCAGGCCAACGCGGGCGTCGAGGTGTTCGGGATCGAACTGGCCGACCTCAAGGGCCTGCCGCGCATCGCTGACCCCACCACCAGCCTTGGCGACATCAACAACTTTGACAAGGGCATTGCGATCGGCTCGGGCGTGGCGCGCGAACTGGGCGCGACCGTGGGCGACAGGATCAAGCTGATCTCGCCCAATGGCGTCAAAACCGCCTTTGGCACCAGCCCGCGCGTGAACGCCTACGAGGTCGTCTATGTCTTTTCCGCAGGCCGCTATGACATCGACCGCACCCGGGTCTACCTGCCGCTGGCCGAAGCGCAAAGTTTCTTCAACCGCGAAGGCGTCGCCACCGAGATCGAGGTGATGGTGCAGAACCCCGATACCGTCGACCAGATGACGCAGGCCCTGCAACAGGCCGCAGGCGAACGCGCCCAGACATGGACATGGCGCGATGCTTCGGGCAGCTTCCTGCGCGCGCTTGAGGTCGAGGACAACGTGATGTTCATCATCCTGTCGATCCTCGTGTTGATTGCCGCGATGAACATCGTGTCGGGGCTGATCATGCTGGTCAAGAACAAGGGTCGCGACATCGGCATCCTGCGCACCATCGGCCTGTCCGAAGGCTCGATCCTGCGTGTGTTCTTTATCTGCGGTGCCTTCACCGGCCTGATCGGCACGGCGCTGGGCGTCATTCTTGGCTGCCTGTTCGCCCTTTATATCGACCCGATCTTTTCCTTTGTGAATGTGGTGATGGGCGGCGGCGTCTGGGATCCGTCCATTCGCGGTATCTATGCGTTGCCGGCCCAGTTGAACCTGTCGGATGTGCTCAAGGCGGTCAGCCTGTCGCTGGGCCTGTCCTTTATCGTCACCATCTTTCCGGCCCGCCGTGCGGCGCGGATGAACCCTGTCGAGGCGCTGCGTTATGAGTGA
- a CDS encoding pentapeptide repeat-containing protein, whose translation MDDTRTLADQSPSRSDLEKILVAGDGAILENCDLSGQDLSDLDLSGWHFTGCKLARTSFHSARLDAARLANCRAAGASFVGANLQEATIEGGDFSNTSFRAATLNETRILNCKMTGSDFTDARTLGVSIEGVLLVLAVLPRMSFRKATLREVDFTDADLRSCDFRDAVFENCSLRDAHLPACRFEGADLRGADLGGVRLTDARLFKGAIISKHQAGELLGHLGLKVF comes from the coding sequence ATGGATGACACCCGCACGCTTGCCGACCAGTCCCCCAGCCGTTCCGATCTGGAAAAGATCCTTGTGGCAGGCGACGGCGCGATTCTTGAAAACTGCGATCTAAGCGGGCAGGATCTGTCTGATCTTGACCTGTCGGGCTGGCATTTCACGGGCTGCAAGCTGGCGCGCACCTCGTTTCACAGCGCGCGGCTTGACGCGGCGCGGCTTGCCAATTGTCGCGCGGCGGGGGCCAGTTTTGTCGGGGCCAATCTGCAAGAGGCCACCATTGAAGGCGGCGACTTCAGCAACACCAGCTTTCGGGCGGCGACGCTGAATGAGACCAGAATTCTGAACTGCAAGATGACCGGGTCTGATTTCACCGATGCAAGAACGCTGGGCGTTTCCATCGAGGGCGTTCTGCTGGTTCTTGCGGTTCTTCCGCGCATGTCCTTTCGCAAGGCGACGCTGCGGGAGGTGGATTTTACCGATGCCGACCTGCGGTCCTGCGATTTCCGGGACGCTGTATTCGAGAATTGTTCGTTGCGGGATGCGCACCTGCCCGCGTGCCGGTTCGAGGGTGCGGATTTGCGGGGCGCGGATCTGGGCGGCGTAAGGCTGACCGATGCCCGGCTGTTCAAGGGCGCGATCATTTCCAAGCATCAGGCGGGCGAGCTGCTGGGGCATCTTGGTTTGAAGGTTTTTTAG
- a CDS encoding aldo/keto reductase, with translation MSAIQPSFPLNATTAIPAVGFGTYLISNDDAPAAVCAAIANGYRHIDAASGYQNETAVGEGIRLGLAKAGIPRDALFVTTKLWPGNPAWGDAPKTGAQTIAECAASLERLGLDYVDLYLIHAPYGGDMRLEQWRALLELQKSGRARSVGVSNFNIDHLEEIRSTGLPMPDVNQIELHPWSQKPELLAYMAANGIAPIAYSSLVPLSTWRTEPGQDSAKTDEMKADGSVFAEMAKKYGVTEAQLLLRWGVQNGYAVLPKSLNPDRMRQNIDLFSFAIDDPDMTQMAAMDRGDGVAWASGDPSK, from the coding sequence ATGTCAGCAATCCAACCGTCCTTTCCCCTGAACGCCACCACAGCGATCCCCGCTGTCGGTTTCGGAACCTACCTCATCTCAAATGACGATGCTCCAGCGGCCGTCTGTGCCGCCATTGCCAACGGCTACCGGCACATTGATGCGGCCTCGGGCTACCAGAACGAAACCGCAGTCGGCGAAGGCATCCGTCTGGGCCTGGCCAAGGCTGGAATCCCAAGAGACGCGCTGTTTGTGACCACCAAGTTGTGGCCCGGCAATCCGGCATGGGGCGATGCACCCAAGACAGGCGCGCAAACCATAGCGGAATGCGCGGCAAGCCTCGAAAGGCTGGGTCTGGACTATGTCGATCTCTACCTGATCCATGCCCCATATGGCGGCGACATGCGGCTGGAACAGTGGCGGGCGTTACTTGAGTTGCAGAAAAGCGGAAGGGCGCGGTCGGTCGGGGTGAGCAACTTTAACATAGATCATCTGGAAGAGATCAGATCGACAGGTCTTCCCATGCCTGACGTCAATCAGATCGAGCTTCATCCCTGGTCTCAGAAGCCTGAACTTCTGGCCTATATGGCCGCGAACGGCATCGCACCGATTGCCTACAGCAGTCTTGTGCCACTTTCGACCTGGCGGACAGAGCCGGGACAGGACAGTGCGAAAACCGACGAGATGAAAGCCGACGGCAGTGTCTTTGCCGAAATGGCGAAGAAGTACGGCGTGACCGAAGCTCAGTTGCTGCTTCGGTGGGGGGTGCAGAACGGCTATGCGGTGCTGCCCAAGAGCCTGAACCCCGACCGGATGCGCCAGAATATCGATCTGTTTTCCTTTGCGATCGACGACCCGGATATGACGCAAATGGCAGCGATGGACAGGGGCGACGGGGTTGCGTGGGCATCGGGTGATCCAAGCAAATGA
- a CDS encoding AraC family transcriptional regulator: MSLDYLQSLAERIFTKGVDKSEGSLPSLHVFRREKTSNFEVMVYNPVICLILQGGKEIHIGSQSVTLARGDALLVSHDLPVTSTITEASPDMPYLALILSLDLGIIRGLYEQVGEAVKDVTDARSLCAGVADPIWLEPLARYLRLVNNPLEAQVLGPLILKEIHFQLLMSPIGGMLRNLLSVDSHASRIAKAIRRIRTDFRDPLIVADLAQLVSMSQSSFHEHFKSVTGTTPLQYQKDLRMIEARRLLEGGAGSVSAAGFEVGYESPTHFSRDYSRKFGCSPKHHLTQAYARSL; the protein is encoded by the coding sequence ATGTCACTTGACTACCTACAAAGCCTGGCAGAGCGCATTTTTACCAAAGGTGTTGATAAATCAGAGGGTAGCTTGCCTTCCCTTCATGTTTTTCGCCGGGAAAAGACGAGCAATTTCGAAGTTATGGTCTACAACCCTGTGATTTGTCTGATCCTACAGGGAGGCAAAGAAATTCACATAGGCTCGCAATCCGTAACTCTTGCGCGCGGAGACGCTTTGTTGGTCAGTCACGACTTACCTGTCACATCGACGATCACCGAAGCGAGCCCGGATATGCCCTATCTCGCGCTTATCCTTTCGCTGGATCTTGGCATTATTCGCGGACTTTATGAACAGGTGGGTGAAGCGGTGAAAGATGTCACGGATGCCCGGTCTCTTTGTGCCGGTGTCGCGGATCCGATTTGGCTTGAGCCCCTGGCGCGATATCTGAGGCTGGTGAACAATCCGCTGGAAGCGCAGGTTCTTGGGCCGTTGATCTTGAAGGAAATCCACTTTCAACTGTTGATGTCCCCCATAGGCGGTATGCTCAGAAACCTGCTTTCCGTGGACAGCCACGCCAGCCGGATTGCCAAAGCCATCCGGCGTATCAGGACAGATTTTCGTGATCCGCTGATCGTGGCGGACCTCGCCCAACTGGTTAGTATGAGCCAGTCCTCTTTTCACGAACACTTCAAATCGGTGACCGGCACCACCCCTTTGCAATACCAAAAAGATCTACGGATGATAGAAGCGCGGCGCCTTTTGGAGGGCGGCGCGGGCTCCGTTTCCGCCGCAGGTTTTGAAGTTGGCTACGAAAGCCCCACGCATTTCAGCCGCGACTACTCCCGCAAATTCGGTTGCTCACCAAAGCATCACCTCACGCAAGCTTATGCGCGCTCCCTGTAA
- a CDS encoding DNA-3-methyladenine glycosylase I produces the protein MRDFQEIFDIAAERKGGAAALEELLGSGPLSADALAAIPEDRWLSQMTRCVFQAGFNWKVIEAKWDGFEAAFKGFDVGACAMMDDDWFDRLMADKGVVRNGPKLATVRENAVFLLELRAEGGVGAVLGGWPSSDYIGLLEMLKTRGARLGGMTGQYAMRFMGRDSFVLSRDVVARLVAEGVVDKAPTSKGAMRAVQGAFDTWMDQSGRGLTHISRVLAMSV, from the coding sequence ATGCGGGATTTTCAGGAGATTTTCGACATTGCCGCCGAGCGCAAGGGCGGCGCTGCGGCGCTGGAGGAGTTGCTGGGCAGCGGGCCGTTGTCTGCGGACGCATTGGCCGCGATCCCCGAGGACCGCTGGCTGTCGCAGATGACGCGCTGTGTGTTTCAGGCCGGGTTCAACTGGAAGGTCATCGAGGCCAAGTGGGACGGCTTCGAGGCGGCCTTCAAGGGCTTTGACGTGGGCGCCTGTGCGATGATGGACGACGACTGGTTTGACCGGCTGATGGCGGACAAGGGTGTGGTGCGCAACGGGCCCAAGCTGGCCACGGTGCGCGAGAATGCGGTGTTCCTGCTGGAGTTGCGCGCCGAGGGCGGCGTGGGTGCGGTGCTGGGCGGCTGGCCGTCCAGCGATTACATCGGGTTGCTGGAGATGCTCAAGACGCGCGGGGCGCGGCTGGGGGGCATGACGGGGCAATATGCCATGCGCTTCATGGGGCGCGACAGCTTTGTTCTGTCGCGCGACGTGGTGGCGCGGCTGGTGGCCGAGGGGGTGGTGGACAAGGCCCCGACCTCGAAGGGGGCGATGCGGGCGGTGCAGGGGGCCTTTGATACCTGGATGGACCAGTCGGGGCGCGGGCTGACCCATATCAGCCGGGTGCTGGCGATGAGTGTGTGA
- a CDS encoding NAD-binding protein, translating into MTMVGLSPALGTFLAGVVMANSEYRHELESDIAPFKGIFLGVFFITVGASIDFALFGENLALIVGLTLGLIVLKAGVLFALGHVFKLRGGDKWLFALGLAQAGEFGFVLVSFTVANAVVPAPVADLLLLVVALSMLLTPALFICYDKLIAPRYSRQQAQDADEIKSDANIIIAGHGRFGGIVNRALQAADYETTVIDYSNEQLAMLRRFGLSAFFGDATRPDLLHAAGIDEAKVLVIAIDNKDAATELARYMREHHPNVHVVARAIDRWHVYDLWAAGCRDIIRETYDSSIRAARSAFEALGLDHEIAERLTLVFEEFDRHTMVETAEAFIQSEDPHSDESAYSQLIRENLEQWEAELRERMRDARGAG; encoded by the coding sequence ATGACCATGGTGGGGCTGTCGCCCGCGTTGGGGACATTCCTGGCCGGTGTCGTGATGGCCAACAGCGAATACCGGCACGAACTGGAAAGCGATATTGCGCCATTCAAGGGCATTTTCCTTGGTGTGTTCTTTATTACGGTGGGGGCCAGCATTGATTTCGCCCTGTTCGGCGAAAACCTCGCGTTGATTGTCGGGCTAACCCTTGGCCTGATCGTGTTAAAGGCAGGCGTCCTGTTTGCGCTTGGGCATGTCTTCAAACTCAGGGGCGGAGACAAGTGGCTTTTCGCGCTTGGCCTTGCCCAGGCAGGCGAGTTCGGCTTTGTACTGGTGTCGTTCACTGTAGCCAACGCTGTGGTCCCCGCCCCGGTTGCTGATCTTCTTTTGCTGGTCGTTGCACTGTCCATGCTGCTCACACCGGCTTTGTTTATCTGCTACGACAAGCTCATCGCGCCGCGTTACTCTCGTCAACAGGCGCAGGATGCAGATGAGATTAAATCCGATGCCAATATCATTATCGCCGGACACGGTCGTTTTGGTGGTATCGTGAACCGTGCGTTGCAAGCAGCCGACTATGAGACCACGGTGATCGACTACAGCAACGAACAACTGGCCATGTTGCGCAGGTTCGGTCTTAGCGCCTTTTTCGGTGATGCCACACGCCCCGACCTGTTGCACGCCGCCGGCATCGACGAGGCCAAGGTTTTGGTGATCGCCATAGACAACAAGGACGCCGCAACAGAACTCGCGCGCTACATGCGCGAACACCATCCGAACGTACATGTTGTTGCCCGCGCGATTGACCGCTGGCATGTCTATGATCTTTGGGCCGCCGGATGCCGCGATATCATTCGGGAAACCTATGACAGTTCAATCAGGGCTGCGCGCTCCGCTTTCGAGGCGCTCGGGCTCGACCACGAGATCGCAGAGCGTTTGACCCTGGTATTTGAAGAGTTCGACCGCCACACGATGGTGGAAACGGCAGAGGCATTTATTCAAAGCGAAGATCCACATAGCGACGAGAGTGCATATTCCCAACTGATCCGTGAGAATCTGGAGCAATGGGAGGCTGAACTGCGGGAAAGAATGCGAGATGCGCGTGGAGCTGGGTAA
- a CDS encoding Ldh family oxidoreductase gives MATVSLDQLERTAQAALIRHGAAPFAGAEMARALCRAQATGDHVGGLAQLPVLCDELDAGRVLGDVTPVVSTLRPAVVHVDAQMGFAPPAFAYGLAPALDAARRHGVATLAVGQVFGGITLGYFTEQIALAGFIAIGATHWPDGSRAAALSVPDGRGGLAMHVDPAIMGQGTAQDNDMGRQLCLMADLLAANTNGELSPPDTSPQARGQYYIIIDPTGTAGFASRLAALSSTESLPQSLPATQDSLELPDTLWAQVQDLAAKALA, from the coding sequence ATGGCCACAGTTTCCCTGGACCAGCTTGAACGTACCGCCCAGGCGGCCCTGATACGTCACGGTGCCGCGCCCTTTGCCGGTGCCGAAATGGCCCGCGCCCTGTGCCGTGCCCAGGCCACGGGCGACCATGTCGGCGGGCTGGCGCAACTGCCGGTTTTATGTGACGAACTGGATGCAGGGCGCGTGCTGGGCGATGTCACACCTGTTGTCAGCACCCTGCGCCCGGCTGTGGTGCATGTCGATGCGCAGATGGGCTTTGCCCCGCCGGCCTTTGCCTACGGGCTGGCGCCGGCGCTGGACGCGGCGCGCCGTCACGGCGTGGCAACGCTGGCCGTGGGGCAGGTGTTTGGCGGCATCACGCTGGGCTATTTCACCGAACAGATCGCACTGGCCGGTTTTATCGCCATCGGCGCGACCCACTGGCCCGACGGCAGCCGGGCCGCCGCCCTGTCCGTGCCCGACGGACGAGGCGGTCTGGCCATGCATGTCGATCCGGCGATTATGGGGCAGGGCACAGCACAGGACAATGACATGGGTCGGCAACTGTGCCTGATGGCCGACCTGCTGGCCGCAAATACCAATGGCGAACTGTCGCCTCCCGATACCTCGCCACAGGCGCGCGGCCAGTATTACATCATCATCGACCCCACAGGCACGGCCGGCTTCGCCAGCCGCCTTGCCGCCCTCAGCTCCACCGAATCGCTGCCACAGTCCTTGCCCGCCACCCAGGACAGCCTGGAGTTGCCCGACACGCTGTGGGCACAGGTGCAGGATCTGGCCGCAAAAGCCCTGGCCTAG
- a CDS encoding adenylate/guanylate cyclase domain-containing protein — MDINDLVENDIETIKNATWNTRKGTVVPSTETIALNGGAVELDAAYLFADMANSSKMAQNFDRRVTAKILKSFLASSVRIIRYHNGKVMSFDGDRVMAAFMGESPATTATRCAFSISWMVNEVLRPKFEAKYESVRNAPFKIRHATGVAYGTVFIVRAGARGDNDLISIGAVPNLAAKFSDIRENGYDTYISRTVYNRLLESAKIKLDGNNISWETRSWEFAGSTVLLNRTNYWRKPKPK; from the coding sequence ATGGACATCAACGACTTAGTCGAAAATGACATCGAAACTATCAAAAACGCCACTTGGAACACTCGGAAAGGGACTGTGGTTCCCAGCACCGAGACAATCGCGCTTAATGGTGGTGCGGTTGAGTTGGACGCAGCTTATCTGTTTGCGGACATGGCAAATTCATCCAAGATGGCGCAAAATTTTGACCGTCGGGTCACCGCAAAAATTTTGAAGTCGTTTCTTGCCTCTAGCGTGAGGATAATCCGCTATCACAACGGCAAAGTAATGAGCTTTGACGGCGACAGAGTCATGGCGGCTTTTATGGGTGAATCTCCGGCAACAACTGCAACAAGGTGTGCTTTCTCAATATCTTGGATGGTCAACGAAGTTCTCCGCCCAAAGTTCGAGGCGAAGTACGAGTCTGTTCGCAATGCGCCGTTTAAAATAAGACACGCCACGGGTGTTGCATATGGGACTGTTTTTATTGTTCGCGCCGGAGCTCGGGGGGATAATGACCTAATTTCCATCGGTGCAGTGCCAAATCTCGCAGCAAAATTCAGTGACATTCGCGAAAACGGTTACGATACCTACATCTCTCGCACTGTTTACAATCGCCTATTAGAATCGGCGAAAATAAAGCTTGATGGCAACAACATATCTTGGGAAACGCGATCTTGGGAATTTGCTGGATCGACAGTCCTGTTGAATAGAACCAACTATTGGCGAAAACCAAAGCCCAAATGA
- a CDS encoding DUF2937 family protein: MIVRTLTLVAALTAGAATSQFPEFSQQYAQRLGGAVDALAEVAADFDASAQAEGLTRTQALQQMQGTPFIDRRRADMIRTFARYDKLRADLAALDSAGPFMRAYNATRMTDRDVARAAWAAFQPAVPLTFAGGIFAAAGFVAMLLLIGILRLLSPRRRRSTV; encoded by the coding sequence ATGATCGTGCGCACCCTCACACTGGTGGCGGCCCTGACCGCAGGGGCCGCCACCTCGCAATTTCCCGAATTCTCTCAGCAATATGCGCAACGTCTGGGCGGGGCAGTCGATGCGCTGGCCGAGGTCGCGGCGGATTTCGACGCCTCCGCACAGGCCGAGGGGCTGACCCGCACCCAAGCGTTGCAGCAGATGCAAGGCACCCCCTTTATCGACCGTCGTCGCGCCGACATGATCCGCACCTTTGCCCGTTACGACAAACTGCGCGCCGATCTGGCCGCCCTCGACAGCGCCGGCCCCTTCATGCGCGCCTATAACGCCACCCGCATGACCGACCGTGACGTCGCCCGCGCCGCTTGGGCCGCCTTCCAGCCCGCCGTGCCGCTGACCTTCGCAGGGGGTATTTTCGCCGCTGCGGGCTTTGTCGCCATGCTGCTGCTGATCGGCATATTGCGGCTGCTGTCGCCCAGACGCCGGAGAAGCACGGTATAG
- a CDS encoding alkylphosphonate utilization protein, giving the protein MPCPLCDTDAPLIDTPVSGGPKGSVAICATCAEQLDAPQADHFRALSSTMWSEDPAVQVLAYRILKKLDTDWARDALDMLYLDEDTLAWAQDVPADTGHRDANGVPLAVGDNVVLIKDLPVKGANFTAKRGTPVRGISLVMDNPEHIEGRVEGQRIVILTQFVKKK; this is encoded by the coding sequence ATGCCCTGCCCCCTGTGTGACACCGACGCCCCGCTGATCGACACCCCCGTATCCGGCGGCCCCAAGGGCAGCGTTGCCATCTGCGCCACCTGTGCCGAACAGCTGGACGCGCCGCAGGCCGATCATTTCCGCGCGCTGTCCTCGACCATGTGGTCGGAAGACCCCGCCGTGCAGGTGCTGGCCTATCGCATCCTGAAAAAGCTGGACACCGACTGGGCGCGCGACGCGCTGGACATGCTGTATCTGGACGAGGACACGCTGGCCTGGGCGCAGGATGTGCCTGCCGACACCGGCCACCGCGATGCCAACGGCGTGCCGCTGGCCGTGGGGGACAATGTGGTGCTGATCAAGGACCTGCCGGTGAAGGGCGCGAATTTCACCGCCAAGCGCGGCACGCCGGTGCGTGGCATTTCGCTGGTCATGGACAACCCCGAACATATCGAGGGCCGTGTCGAGGGGCAGCGAATCGTGATCCTGACCCAGTTCGTCAAGAAAAAGTAA
- a CDS encoding Pycsar system effector family protein, with protein MDYLTISELEKLLDRQLEWVRAAESRIQLIVPLGSALFASVAIKYSELEKATNGVQVAAWFCLVFLAASIAFCTFAMFPRTSGPARSLIFFGPIATFSADEYQQQLKSLSEEDYFADLASQIHVNARIANQKYTWIGRSMAFLMIAFAPWAFAVMNIY; from the coding sequence TTGGATTATTTAACCATTTCTGAACTGGAAAAGCTTCTCGATAGGCAATTGGAGTGGGTGAGAGCGGCAGAAAGCCGTATACAGCTTATTGTGCCGCTCGGGTCAGCACTTTTTGCTTCTGTTGCGATAAAGTATTCTGAGCTAGAAAAGGCAACCAATGGCGTTCAAGTAGCGGCTTGGTTCTGCCTCGTTTTCCTCGCCGCATCGATAGCTTTTTGCACCTTTGCAATGTTCCCACGAACAAGCGGACCGGCCCGATCTTTGATCTTCTTCGGGCCGATCGCAACTTTCTCGGCCGACGAGTATCAGCAACAGTTGAAATCCTTATCTGAAGAAGATTATTTCGCTGACCTCGCTTCGCAAATTCACGTGAACGCGCGGATTGCGAACCAAAAATATACATGGATTGGCCGCTCAATGGCTTTTTTGATGATTGCATTTGCCCCTTGGGCTTTTGCCGTAATGAACATTTATTGA